In Larus michahellis chromosome 24, bLarMic1.1, whole genome shotgun sequence, the sequence GCGCCAAGGCAGCTTCTTCCTGGCACCGATCGGGACCATGGGCCAGCTGTGGCTCTGGCTTGCCATCCTGGCCGGGCTCTCAGGGATCGTGGCCCAGGAAGGTAGGGGTGACACCGGGGGACAGGGCAGGtccggggggggacatggcagcAGCTCTTGGACCCCTCTGGTCAGTGCCAGAGCCCGGTTGgcgtggtggggtgggggtgctggAGCAAGGCGGGGGTCAGCAGAGGGGACATCAGGGACGTGGAGTCGCCCAGAGGGGACCGAGGAAGGCTGAGAGGCAGTTGGCGGGGGTGCAGGACACCCCAACCTCCTGCCGCATCCCcatctctccccccccccccccgcccccccccagacctGTACCGAAAGGTGTTCGTCTTCCGGAATGACCCCAGCAACGCctacgtggtgctgagggccaaaCCGGAGCAGCCGCTGCAGAACTTCACCCTGTGCCTGCGCTCCTACACCGACCTGACGCGGCCCCACGGCCTCTTCTCCTACGCCACCAAGGCGCAGGACAACGACATCCTCCTCTTCAAGCCCAAGCCCGGCGAGTACCGCCTCTACGTGGGGGGAAAATTCGTCGCCTTCCGCGTCCCCGAGGGCCGCGGGGACTGGGAGCACGTCTGCGCCAGTTGGGAATCGGCCACCGGCGTCGCCGAGTTTTGGCTCAACGGGAAGCCCTGGCCCCGcaaggggctgcagaggggctacGCCGTGGGGGCGGAGGCGGCCatcctgctggggcaggagcaggacgcCTTCGGGGGCGGCTTCGACGTCTACAACTCCTTCTCGGGCGAGCTGGCCGACGTCTACCTGTGGGACGTGGGGCTGTCCCCGGACAAGATGAGAGCCGCCTACCAGTCCCTGCGCCTGCCGCCCGCCCTCCTGGCCTGGAGGAGCCTGAGCTACGAGGTGAAAGGCGACGTGGTGGTGAAACCCCGGCTCCGGGAGGTGCTGGGGCCATGACAGCCGGCCGGCTCCGGGGCTGGGGTGGCCTCAGCCCCcgcttttcttcccctccccgtccccgtccccccttcGCCTCCGCAACCCGCCAAGGAGAAGTTGCCGAAGGCGCGTCCCAGCCGAGGCGCTGCGGTGGGGACGGGGCTCAgacggagctggggagggctgggggcaccacTCAGCCTggcagggtgtcccccccccgcgcgcCAGCACCCGCCACCCACCCGTCCCCGACGCCTGGGGCACCCTCTCCCATCCCCATGCCCCCCCCGAGCCGATCGGCAGCCAGCTGCTGCCGGCAGGACGCGGATCCACGGGCTCCAGCGCTGCCCGACCCCACACGAAACGGCAGAAGTGAGCGGGGACAGGCAGGCGGGGGGCTCGGCGCCAGCCCTTGGCGACGCAGGACCCATCCCCGTGCGCGCCCGCCGTCCCCGGGCTCCCTGCCAGCCTGCTGGGTTGGCAAACTCCCGGGCCGGCAAACCAGCCCCAGCTTGCCAAAGAGCCCCGCTGGTCACTGTCCCCGCAGGCGTGGGGCGAAGGTCCCGGGTGAACGTCGCCGTGGCGGAGCCGCACGCTCACCCCGGCACGGAGCCTGAGCAGCCCCAGGGCCGCGGCACCGCTGGCCCTGCGCTTGCCCCTCAGCGCCGAGCCGGGCTCGGCGCTGCCATGGGGCGGCTGTGGCTCTGCCTCCTCGCCCTCGCCGCGCTCTTCGGCCTCGCTGCCCCACGAGGtagggacctggggggggggggggggccggagcTGCACCGGGACCCCCTGCGGGTCCCACGGGGAGAGCAGGAGGTGCAGTGGGGGGCAGCGGGTGCAGTGGGCGCAGGGGGGCACGCAGCGGTGGTGGCAGGGGGGAGCAGTGGGGCGCCCTGAGCACTGCAATGGGGGGTGCAGTGGGTGCAGTgaggggggcagtgggtgcaATGAGGGTGCGGTGGGTGCAGTGAGGGGGGCAGTgaggggggcagtgggtgcaATGAGGGGTGCAGTGGGCACAGCGAGGGGTGCAGTGGGTGCAGTGAAGGTGTAGTGGGCGCAAGGAGGGGCGCAGTGGGCACAGCACAGTGCGCCaggggtgccgggggggcagcaggggcgGGAGGAGGAGATGCGCCGGCAGCATAGCCGGAGCCAAGAAGGGCACCCCGAGCGACACAGGGTGGGGACAGCAGCCGGGGGCGGCAGGGACACAAGGCCGGGCACCACCAAGAGCGACACAGGGCTGCGGTGGGGACACGAGGTGGGACAGGCAGCcccaggggtggggacagggggacagggagacgcacgcacacacacacacacacacacacacacgcccccccggccatcctgccccttccctctggGTGCTGCAGAAAAAGTGACGGCCCAGATCCAGGCTCACCCGCCGGCACCCACCATGTACCACCAGCTGACGCTCTCCTGCGAGGTCTCGGGGGACCCCGGGTAAGGCGCTCCCCACCCTCCCGCGGCCTCTGGCACAGCCCTGGCGTGGGGGCAGGCAGCTCCGGcatccccggccccgcgggcagcaggagaagaaggggctggagagggagcGCCACGGTCCCTCTACGTCCCCCCACCCCGTGGCATGGCcaccctggggtgtcccccccagcctGAGTGAGACCTGGCCCGGCTCAGCCCCCAGGAGTTCCTGTGGGAGAAGGAAGGACATCGTGACCCGCTGCAGAAAGGCCCCGACAACGTCCTCCTCTTCCGCTCCTTCAACAAGACCCACTTGGGCACCTACATCTGCAGGGCCACCGGCTCCCTGGGCACCGCCGTGGCCACCTACAACCTGTGGATAGACGGTAGGGAGGGGACCGAGGGCATGGCCGGGGACAAgggctcttcccctccttcccgcCACGCCGTGCCCATGCCACCCCCATATCGCAGCCTACACGTGGTGGTGAAAGCCACCTCTGGGTCTGATGCCGGAGGCCACCAACCTCCAGGTTGGTGGTGGCCTCCTCGTTGGCACGCTGCGACCCTGTTTCCCCTTGGGGGGACCTTcccgggtgccttctccacggcaTGGAGCAGCCACCTCTTTCTTTCTTGCCTCTCCCAGATCTGGTGAACAAAGTGTTCGTGTTCCCCCAAGCGACCAACGACTCCCACGTGCTGGTGAGGGCCAAACCGGAGCAGCCGTTGCAGAACTTCACCCTGTGCCTGCGCTCCTACACCGACCTGACGCGGCCCCACGGCCTCTTCTCCTACGCCACCAAGGCGCAGGACAACGACATCCTCCTCTTCAAGCCCAAGCCCGGCGAGTACCGCCTCTACGTGGGGGGAAAATTCGTCGCCTTCCGCGTCCCCGAGGGCGTCATGGCGAGCGAGCACGTCTGCGTCAGCTGGGAATCCGCCACCGGCATCGTGGGCTTTTGGCTCAACGGGAAGCCCTGGCCCCGcaaggggctgcagaggggctacGCGGTGGGGGCGGAGGCGGCCATCCTGCTGGGGCAGGACCAGGACGCCTTCGGGGGCGGCTTTGACCCCCAGAAGTCCTTCGTGGGGGAAATGTGCTCCGTGTACATGTGGGACACGGGGATCTCCACCTCGGGGGTGATGGCGGCCAT encodes:
- the LOC141734732 gene encoding serum amyloid P-component-like yields the protein MGRLWLCLLALAALFGLAAPREKVTAQIQAHPPAPTMYHQLTLSCEVSGDPGPQEFLWEKEGHRDPLQKGPDNVLLFRSFNKTHLGTYICRATGSLGTAVATYNLWIDDLVNKVFVFPQATNDSHVLVRAKPEQPLQNFTLCLRSYTDLTRPHGLFSYATKAQDNDILLFKPKPGEYRLYVGGKFVAFRVPEGVMASEHVCVSWESATGIVGFWLNGKPWPRKGLQRGYAVGAEAAILLGQDQDAFGGGFDPQKSFVGEMCSVYMWDTGISTSGVMAAMNNRPANAPIFGWRNFPYTTVGEVYLKP
- the LOC141734734 gene encoding serum amyloid P-component-like — its product is MGQLWLWLAILAGLSGIVAQEDLYRKVFVFRNDPSNAYVVLRAKPEQPLQNFTLCLRSYTDLTRPHGLFSYATKAQDNDILLFKPKPGEYRLYVGGKFVAFRVPEGRGDWEHVCASWESATGVAEFWLNGKPWPRKGLQRGYAVGAEAAILLGQEQDAFGGGFDVYNSFSGELADVYLWDVGLSPDKMRAAYQSLRLPPALLAWRSLSYEVKGDVVVKPRLREVLGP